Proteins from one Ananas comosus cultivar F153 unplaced genomic scaffold, ASM154086v1, whole genome shotgun sequence genomic window:
- the LOC109705966 gene encoding uncharacterized protein LOC109705966 translates to MAQSEKLYPVIEDCDVRAPEKDPSDPLDAADPRASSIPDDEGDEVPRITEEKTNNIPLINDTSCDSETAEGQASNSKSDTAHEIVKGKPGKYFYYDSPLYEETGFWIPVSVPPMTERDHEEWHRGFGSNGGYFPDEEIRWDQFFAEDKEMTMWDVVSEIILTARGKVRALTSGDFANCGISWVSTQLLSEAWKEMAQTLSEANFGNAKEILDTEPTKWLPDSVSTSCMLCNVRFHPIMCSRHHCRFCGGLFCSECSKGRSLLPPKFRTNEPQRVCDVCCVRLEGVQAYLMDQVSRASQLPTHDLTDLSTLRSWMNFPWGRTMEYEIYKAANTIRGYCKVGLLKPEKSIPDSILKQAKGLAILTVVKVGMMVTYKIGTGLVVARREDGSWSAPSAISTFGLGWGAQAGGELTDFIIVLRNKDAIKTFSGDAHLSFGAGVSAAAGIVGRTAEADLRAGDGGYAACYTYSCSKGAFVGCALNGSVVTTRSSENSRFYGAPMKALDILLGSTPKPPAATILYRALSDLFEKLEK, encoded by the exons ATGGCGCAATCGGAGAAGCTTTACCCCGTGATCGAAGATTGCGATGTACGGGCGCCGGAGAAGGATCCATCCGATCCCTTGGATGCGGCGGATCCTAGAGCTTCTTCTATTCCCGATGACGAAGGGGACGAG GTTCCTAGAATAACAGAGGAGAAAACCAACAACATTCCTTTGATAAATGATACATCATGTGATTCAGAGACGGCCGAAGGCCAAGCTTCTAATTCGAAGTCAGATACAGCTCATGAGATTGTAAAGGGAAAGCCAGGGAAATACTTCTACTACGACTCCCCACTTTATGAAGAAACCGGCTTTTGGATACCTGTCTCTGTCCCACCAATGACTGAAAGGGATCATGAGGAGTGGCATAGGGGCTTTGGTTCTAATGGTGGATACTTTCCTGATGAGGAAATCAGATGGGACCAATTTTTCGCTGAAGACAAGGAAATGACAATGTGGGACGTGGTTTCTGAAATAATTCTTACGGCAAGAGGCAAAGTAAGGGCTCTCACTTCTGGTGATTTCGCAAATTGTGGGATATCGTGGGTTTCCACCCAACTTCTTTCAGAAGCTTGGAAGGAAATGGCCCAGACACTGTCAGAAGCCAATTTCGGTAATGCAAAGGAGATCCTCGACACAGAGCCAACAAAGTGGTTGCCCGACAGTGTGTCAACTTCTTGCATGCTTTGTAATGTCCGCTTTCATCCCATAATGTGCTCTAGGCATCATTGCCGGTTTTGTGGTGGGCTATTTTGCAGCGAGTGTTCAAAAGGCCGGAGCTTGCTGCCTCCAAAATTTAGAACTAACGAGCCTCAGCGGGTGTGTGATGTATGCTGTGTGCGACTAGAGGGGGTGCAGGCTTATCTTATGGATCAGGTTAGTCGTGCATCGCAACTGCCCACTCATGATCTGACTGACCTCAGCACCTTAAGATCATGGATGAACTTCCCTTGGGGACGGACGATGGAGTACGAGATATACAAAGCAGCAAACACAATTCGTGGTTATTGTAAG GTGGGCTTGTTGAAACCGGAGAAATCCATCCCTGATTCCATTCTCAAACAAGCGAAAGGCCTTGCAATACTTACTGTTGTgaaggttgggatgatggtaaCATACAAAATCGGGACTGGGCTGGTTGTTGCTCGTAGGGAGGACGGTTCCTGGTCTGCACCCTCTGCCATTTCTACTTTTGGCCTTGGATGGGGAGCTCAG GCTGGAGGGGAGTTGACCGACTTCATAATTGTGCTGAGGAACAAAGATGCCATCAAAACCTTCAGTGGAGATGCACATTTGTCGTTTGGGGCTGGTGTTAGTGCTGCTGCTGGTATTGTTGGACGAACAGCTGAGGCTGATCTCCGTGCAGGTGACGGTGGTTATGCCGCATGCTACACTTACAGTTGCAGCAAAG GTGCATTTGTAGGTTGTGCTCTTAATGGAAGCGTAGTTACAACCCGGTCTTCAGAAAATTCCCGCTTCTATGGTGCTCCAATGAAGGCATTGGACATTCTTCTCGGCTCTACACCGAAGCCTCCTGCAGCCACTATTCTCTATCGCGCCCTATCAGACCTGTTCGAAAAGCTGGAGAAGTAA